In a genomic window of Tissierella sp. Yu-01:
- the nifU gene encoding Fe-S cluster assembly scaffold protein NifU, translating to MYSEKVMEHFKNPRNVGEIEDANGIGEVGNAKCGDIMRMYLKIEDGVIEDVKFKTFGCGSAIASSSMATELIKGKTIDEAMALTNKSVVEALDGLPPVKIHCSVLAEQAIKSALLDYSKNNNVDIPGLEDFNFEEDEHSVTED from the coding sequence CTTTAAAAACCCTAGAAATGTAGGAGAAATAGAAGACGCGAATGGTATTGGAGAAGTAGGTAATGCTAAATGTGGAGATATAATGAGAATGTATTTAAAGATTGAAGATGGAGTAATTGAAGATGTTAAATTTAAAACTTTCGGGTGTGGTTCAGCAATTGCATCTTCTAGTATGGCTACAGAATTAATTAAAGGGAAGACTATTGATGAAGCTATGGCTTTAACAAATAAATCTGTTGTAGAAGCATTAGATGGTCTTCCACCGGTGAAAATTCATTGCTCTGTATTAGCTGAACAGGCAATTAAATCGGCACTTTTAGATTACTCAAAGAATAATAATGTAGATATACCTGGATTAGAAGATTTCAATTTTGAAGAAGACGAACATAGTGTTACTGAAGATTAA